One stretch of Elephas maximus indicus isolate mEleMax1 chromosome 22, mEleMax1 primary haplotype, whole genome shotgun sequence DNA includes these proteins:
- the EWSR1 gene encoding RNA-binding protein EWS isoform X1: MASTDYSTYSQAAAQQGYSAYTAQPTQGYAQTTQQAYGQQSYGTYGQPTDVSYTQAQTTATYGQTAYATSYGQPPTGYTTPAAPQAYSQPVQGYGTGAYDTTTATVTTTQASYAAQSAYGTQPAYPAYGQQPAATAPARPQDGSKPTETSQPQSSTGGYNQPSMGYGQSNYSYPQVPGSYPMQPVTAPPSYPPTSYSSSQPTSYDQSSYSQQNTYGQPSSYGQQSSYGQQSSYGQQPPTSYPPQTGSYSQAPSQYSQQSSSYGQQSSFRQDHPSSMGVYGQESGGFSGPGENRSMSGPDNRGRGRGGFDRGGMSRGGRGGGRGGMGSAGERGGFNKPGGPMDEGPDLDLGPPVDPDEDSDNSAIYVQGLNDSVTLDDLTDFFKQCGVVKMNKRTGQPMIHIYLDKETGKPKGDATVSYEDPPTAKAAVEWFDGKDFQGSKLKVSLARKKPPMNSMRGGMPPREGRGMPPPLRGGPGGPGGPMGRMGGRGGDRGGFPPRGPRGSRGNPSGGGNVQHRAGDWQCPNPGCGNQNFAWRTECNQCKAPKPEGFLPPPFPPPGGDRGRGGPGGMRGGRGGLMDRGGPGGMFRGGRGGDRGGFRGGRGMDRGGFGGGRRGGPGGPPGPLMEQMGGRRGGRGGPGKMDKGEHRQERRDRPY, translated from the exons atggCGTCCACGG ATTACAGTACCTACAGCCAAGCTGCAGCCCAGCAGGG CTACAGTGCTTACACCGCCCAGCCCACTCAAGGATATGCACAGACCACCCAG CAGGCATATGGGCAACAAAGTTATGGAACCTATGGACAGCCCACTGATGTCAGTTATACCCAGGCTCAGACCACTGCAACCTATGGGCAGACGGCCTATGCAACTTCTTACGGACAACCTCCTACTG gttaTACTACTCCGGCTGCCCCCCAGGCATACAGCCAGCCTGTCCAGGGGTACGGCACTGGTGCTTATGATACCACCACTGCTACAGTGACCACCACCCAGGCCTCCTATGCAGCTCAGTCAGCATATGGCACTCAGCCTGCCTACCCAGCATATGGGCAGCAGCCAGCAGCCACTGCACCTGCAAG gCCACAGGATGGTAGCAAGCCCACTGAGACTAGTCAGCCTCAGTCTAGCACAGGAGGTTACAACCAGCCCAGCATGGGATATGGACAGAGTAACTACAGTTATCCCCAGGTACCTGGGAGCTACCCCATGCAGCCAGTGACCGCACCTCCATCCTACCCTCCTACCAG ctattCCTCTTCACAGCCGACTAGCTATGATCAGAGCAGTTACTCTCAGCAGAACACGTATGGGCAGCCGAGCAGCTATGGACAGCAGAGTAGCTATGGGCAACAGAGCAGCTATGGGCAGCAGCCGCCCACTAGTTACCCCCCCCAAACTGGATCCTACAGCCAGGCTCCAAGTCAATATAGCCAACAGAGCAGCAGCTACGGGCAGCAGA GTTCATTCCGACAGGACCACCCCAGTAGCATGGGTGTTTATGGGCAGGAGTCTGGAGGATTTTCCGGACCAGGAGAGAACCGGAGCATGAGTGGCCCTGATAACCGGGGCAGGGGAAGAGGGGGATTTGATCGTGGAGGCATGAGCAGAGGTGGGCGGGGAGGAGGACGCGGTGGAATGGG CAGCGCTGGAGAGCGAGGTGGCTTCAATAAGCCTGGTG GACCCATGGACGAAGGACCAGATCTTGATTTAG GCCCACCTGTAGATCCAGATGAAGACTCTGACAATAGTGCGATTTATGTGCAAGGATTAAATGACAGTGTGACTCTGGATGATCTGACGGACTTCTTTAAGCAGTGTGGGGTTGTTAAG ATGAACAAGAGAACTGGGCAACCCATGATCCATATCTACCTGGACAAGGAAACCGGGAAGCCCAAAGGCGATGCCACAGTGTCGTATGAAGACCCGCCAACTGCCAAGGCTGCTGTGGAGTGGTTTGATG GGAAAGATTTCCAAGGAAGCAAGCTTAAAGTGTCTCTTGCTCGGAAGAAGCCTCCTATGAACAGCATGCGGGGTGGAATGCCACCCCGTGAGGGCAGAGGGATGCCACCGCCACTTCGTGGAG GTCCAGGAGGTCCTGGGGGACCCATGGGTCGCATGGGAGGCCGTGGAGGAGACAGAGGAGGCTTCCCCCCAAGAGGACCCCGGGGTTCTCGAGGGAACCCATCTGGAGGAGGAAATGTCCAGCACCGAGCTGGAGACTGGCAGTGCCCCAATCC GGGTTGTGGAAACCAGAACTTCGCCTGGAGAACAGAATGCAACCAGTGTAAGGCCCCTAAGCCTGAAGGCTTCCTCCCACCACCCTTCCCGCCCCCGG GTGGTGACCGTGGCAGAGGTGGCCCTGGTGGCATGCGGGGCGGGAGAGGTGGCCTCATGGACCGCGGAGGCCCTGGTGGTATGTTCCGAGGTGGCCGTGGTGGAGACAGAGGTGGCTTCCGTGGCGGCCGGGGCATGGACCGAGGTGGTTTTGGTGGAGGAAGACGAGGTGGTCCTGGGGGGCCCCCTGGACCTTTGATGGAACAGATGGGAGGAAGAAGAGGCGGACGCGGAGGACCTGGGAAAATGGATAA AGGCGAGCACCGCCAGGAGCGCAGAGACCGGCCCTACTAG
- the EWSR1 gene encoding RNA-binding protein EWS isoform X3 — MASTDYSTYSQAAAQQGYSAYTAQPTQGYAQTTQQAYGQQSYGTYGQPTDVSYTQAQTTATYGQTAYATSYGQPPTGYTTPAAPQAYSQPVQGYGTGAYDTTTATVTTTQASYAAQSAYGTQPAYPAYGQQPAATAPARPQDGSKPTETSQPQSSTGGYNQPSMGYGQSNYSYPQVPGSYPMQPVTAPPSYPPTSYSSSQPTSYDQSSYSQQNTYGQPSSYGQQSSYGQQSSYGQQPPTSYPPQTGSYSQAPSQYSQQSSSYGQQSSFRQDHPSSMGVYGQESGGFSGPGENRSMSGPDNRGRGRGGFDRGGMSRGGRGGGRGGMGAGERGGFNKPGGPMDEGPDLDLGPPVDPDEDSDNSAIYVQGLNDSVTLDDLTDFFKQCGVVKMNKRTGQPMIHIYLDKETGKPKGDATVSYEDPPTAKAAVEWFDGKDFQGSKLKVSLARKKPPMNSMRGGMPPREGRGMPPPLRGGPGGPGGPMGRMGGRGGDRGGFPPRGPRGSRGNPSGGGNVQHRAGDWQCPNPGCGNQNFAWRTECNQCKAPKPEGFLPPPFPPPGGDRGRGGPGGMRGGRGGLMDRGGPGGMFRGGRGGDRGGFRGGRGMDRGGFGGGRRGGPGGPPGPLMEQMGGRRGGRGGPGKMDKGEHRQERRDRPY, encoded by the exons atggCGTCCACGG ATTACAGTACCTACAGCCAAGCTGCAGCCCAGCAGGG CTACAGTGCTTACACCGCCCAGCCCACTCAAGGATATGCACAGACCACCCAG CAGGCATATGGGCAACAAAGTTATGGAACCTATGGACAGCCCACTGATGTCAGTTATACCCAGGCTCAGACCACTGCAACCTATGGGCAGACGGCCTATGCAACTTCTTACGGACAACCTCCTACTG gttaTACTACTCCGGCTGCCCCCCAGGCATACAGCCAGCCTGTCCAGGGGTACGGCACTGGTGCTTATGATACCACCACTGCTACAGTGACCACCACCCAGGCCTCCTATGCAGCTCAGTCAGCATATGGCACTCAGCCTGCCTACCCAGCATATGGGCAGCAGCCAGCAGCCACTGCACCTGCAAG gCCACAGGATGGTAGCAAGCCCACTGAGACTAGTCAGCCTCAGTCTAGCACAGGAGGTTACAACCAGCCCAGCATGGGATATGGACAGAGTAACTACAGTTATCCCCAGGTACCTGGGAGCTACCCCATGCAGCCAGTGACCGCACCTCCATCCTACCCTCCTACCAG ctattCCTCTTCACAGCCGACTAGCTATGATCAGAGCAGTTACTCTCAGCAGAACACGTATGGGCAGCCGAGCAGCTATGGACAGCAGAGTAGCTATGGGCAACAGAGCAGCTATGGGCAGCAGCCGCCCACTAGTTACCCCCCCCAAACTGGATCCTACAGCCAGGCTCCAAGTCAATATAGCCAACAGAGCAGCAGCTACGGGCAGCAGA GTTCATTCCGACAGGACCACCCCAGTAGCATGGGTGTTTATGGGCAGGAGTCTGGAGGATTTTCCGGACCAGGAGAGAACCGGAGCATGAGTGGCCCTGATAACCGGGGCAGGGGAAGAGGGGGATTTGATCGTGGAGGCATGAGCAGAGGTGGGCGGGGAGGAGGACGCGGTGGAATGGG CGCTGGAGAGCGAGGTGGCTTCAATAAGCCTGGTG GACCCATGGACGAAGGACCAGATCTTGATTTAG GCCCACCTGTAGATCCAGATGAAGACTCTGACAATAGTGCGATTTATGTGCAAGGATTAAATGACAGTGTGACTCTGGATGATCTGACGGACTTCTTTAAGCAGTGTGGGGTTGTTAAG ATGAACAAGAGAACTGGGCAACCCATGATCCATATCTACCTGGACAAGGAAACCGGGAAGCCCAAAGGCGATGCCACAGTGTCGTATGAAGACCCGCCAACTGCCAAGGCTGCTGTGGAGTGGTTTGATG GGAAAGATTTCCAAGGAAGCAAGCTTAAAGTGTCTCTTGCTCGGAAGAAGCCTCCTATGAACAGCATGCGGGGTGGAATGCCACCCCGTGAGGGCAGAGGGATGCCACCGCCACTTCGTGGAG GTCCAGGAGGTCCTGGGGGACCCATGGGTCGCATGGGAGGCCGTGGAGGAGACAGAGGAGGCTTCCCCCCAAGAGGACCCCGGGGTTCTCGAGGGAACCCATCTGGAGGAGGAAATGTCCAGCACCGAGCTGGAGACTGGCAGTGCCCCAATCC GGGTTGTGGAAACCAGAACTTCGCCTGGAGAACAGAATGCAACCAGTGTAAGGCCCCTAAGCCTGAAGGCTTCCTCCCACCACCCTTCCCGCCCCCGG GTGGTGACCGTGGCAGAGGTGGCCCTGGTGGCATGCGGGGCGGGAGAGGTGGCCTCATGGACCGCGGAGGCCCTGGTGGTATGTTCCGAGGTGGCCGTGGTGGAGACAGAGGTGGCTTCCGTGGCGGCCGGGGCATGGACCGAGGTGGTTTTGGTGGAGGAAGACGAGGTGGTCCTGGGGGGCCCCCTGGACCTTTGATGGAACAGATGGGAGGAAGAAGAGGCGGACGCGGAGGACCTGGGAAAATGGATAA AGGCGAGCACCGCCAGGAGCGCAGAGACCGGCCCTACTAG
- the EWSR1 gene encoding RNA-binding protein EWS isoform X4: protein MASTDYSTYSQAAAQQGYSAYTAQPTQGYAQTTQAYGQQSYGTYGQPTDVSYTQAQTTATYGQTAYATSYGQPPTGYTTPAAPQAYSQPVQGYGTGAYDTTTATVTTTQASYAAQSAYGTQPAYPAYGQQPAATAPARPQDGSKPTETSQPQSSTGGYNQPSMGYGQSNYSYPQVPGSYPMQPVTAPPSYPPTSYSSSQPTSYDQSSYSQQNTYGQPSSYGQQSSYGQQSSYGQQPPTSYPPQTGSYSQAPSQYSQQSSSYGQQSSFRQDHPSSMGVYGQESGGFSGPGENRSMSGPDNRGRGRGGFDRGGMSRGGRGGGRGGMGAGERGGFNKPGGPMDEGPDLDLGPPVDPDEDSDNSAIYVQGLNDSVTLDDLTDFFKQCGVVKMNKRTGQPMIHIYLDKETGKPKGDATVSYEDPPTAKAAVEWFDGKDFQGSKLKVSLARKKPPMNSMRGGMPPREGRGMPPPLRGGPGGPGGPMGRMGGRGGDRGGFPPRGPRGSRGNPSGGGNVQHRAGDWQCPNPGCGNQNFAWRTECNQCKAPKPEGFLPPPFPPPGGDRGRGGPGGMRGGRGGLMDRGGPGGMFRGGRGGDRGGFRGGRGMDRGGFGGGRRGGPGGPPGPLMEQMGGRRGGRGGPGKMDKGEHRQERRDRPY from the exons atggCGTCCACGG ATTACAGTACCTACAGCCAAGCTGCAGCCCAGCAGGG CTACAGTGCTTACACCGCCCAGCCCACTCAAGGATATGCACAGACCACCCAG GCATATGGGCAACAAAGTTATGGAACCTATGGACAGCCCACTGATGTCAGTTATACCCAGGCTCAGACCACTGCAACCTATGGGCAGACGGCCTATGCAACTTCTTACGGACAACCTCCTACTG gttaTACTACTCCGGCTGCCCCCCAGGCATACAGCCAGCCTGTCCAGGGGTACGGCACTGGTGCTTATGATACCACCACTGCTACAGTGACCACCACCCAGGCCTCCTATGCAGCTCAGTCAGCATATGGCACTCAGCCTGCCTACCCAGCATATGGGCAGCAGCCAGCAGCCACTGCACCTGCAAG gCCACAGGATGGTAGCAAGCCCACTGAGACTAGTCAGCCTCAGTCTAGCACAGGAGGTTACAACCAGCCCAGCATGGGATATGGACAGAGTAACTACAGTTATCCCCAGGTACCTGGGAGCTACCCCATGCAGCCAGTGACCGCACCTCCATCCTACCCTCCTACCAG ctattCCTCTTCACAGCCGACTAGCTATGATCAGAGCAGTTACTCTCAGCAGAACACGTATGGGCAGCCGAGCAGCTATGGACAGCAGAGTAGCTATGGGCAACAGAGCAGCTATGGGCAGCAGCCGCCCACTAGTTACCCCCCCCAAACTGGATCCTACAGCCAGGCTCCAAGTCAATATAGCCAACAGAGCAGCAGCTACGGGCAGCAGA GTTCATTCCGACAGGACCACCCCAGTAGCATGGGTGTTTATGGGCAGGAGTCTGGAGGATTTTCCGGACCAGGAGAGAACCGGAGCATGAGTGGCCCTGATAACCGGGGCAGGGGAAGAGGGGGATTTGATCGTGGAGGCATGAGCAGAGGTGGGCGGGGAGGAGGACGCGGTGGAATGGG CGCTGGAGAGCGAGGTGGCTTCAATAAGCCTGGTG GACCCATGGACGAAGGACCAGATCTTGATTTAG GCCCACCTGTAGATCCAGATGAAGACTCTGACAATAGTGCGATTTATGTGCAAGGATTAAATGACAGTGTGACTCTGGATGATCTGACGGACTTCTTTAAGCAGTGTGGGGTTGTTAAG ATGAACAAGAGAACTGGGCAACCCATGATCCATATCTACCTGGACAAGGAAACCGGGAAGCCCAAAGGCGATGCCACAGTGTCGTATGAAGACCCGCCAACTGCCAAGGCTGCTGTGGAGTGGTTTGATG GGAAAGATTTCCAAGGAAGCAAGCTTAAAGTGTCTCTTGCTCGGAAGAAGCCTCCTATGAACAGCATGCGGGGTGGAATGCCACCCCGTGAGGGCAGAGGGATGCCACCGCCACTTCGTGGAG GTCCAGGAGGTCCTGGGGGACCCATGGGTCGCATGGGAGGCCGTGGAGGAGACAGAGGAGGCTTCCCCCCAAGAGGACCCCGGGGTTCTCGAGGGAACCCATCTGGAGGAGGAAATGTCCAGCACCGAGCTGGAGACTGGCAGTGCCCCAATCC GGGTTGTGGAAACCAGAACTTCGCCTGGAGAACAGAATGCAACCAGTGTAAGGCCCCTAAGCCTGAAGGCTTCCTCCCACCACCCTTCCCGCCCCCGG GTGGTGACCGTGGCAGAGGTGGCCCTGGTGGCATGCGGGGCGGGAGAGGTGGCCTCATGGACCGCGGAGGCCCTGGTGGTATGTTCCGAGGTGGCCGTGGTGGAGACAGAGGTGGCTTCCGTGGCGGCCGGGGCATGGACCGAGGTGGTTTTGGTGGAGGAAGACGAGGTGGTCCTGGGGGGCCCCCTGGACCTTTGATGGAACAGATGGGAGGAAGAAGAGGCGGACGCGGAGGACCTGGGAAAATGGATAA AGGCGAGCACCGCCAGGAGCGCAGAGACCGGCCCTACTAG
- the EWSR1 gene encoding RNA-binding protein EWS isoform X2, translated as MASTDYSTYSQAAAQQGYSAYTAQPTQGYAQTTQAYGQQSYGTYGQPTDVSYTQAQTTATYGQTAYATSYGQPPTGYTTPAAPQAYSQPVQGYGTGAYDTTTATVTTTQASYAAQSAYGTQPAYPAYGQQPAATAPARPQDGSKPTETSQPQSSTGGYNQPSMGYGQSNYSYPQVPGSYPMQPVTAPPSYPPTSYSSSQPTSYDQSSYSQQNTYGQPSSYGQQSSYGQQSSYGQQPPTSYPPQTGSYSQAPSQYSQQSSSYGQQSSFRQDHPSSMGVYGQESGGFSGPGENRSMSGPDNRGRGRGGFDRGGMSRGGRGGGRGGMGSAGERGGFNKPGGPMDEGPDLDLGPPVDPDEDSDNSAIYVQGLNDSVTLDDLTDFFKQCGVVKMNKRTGQPMIHIYLDKETGKPKGDATVSYEDPPTAKAAVEWFDGKDFQGSKLKVSLARKKPPMNSMRGGMPPREGRGMPPPLRGGPGGPGGPMGRMGGRGGDRGGFPPRGPRGSRGNPSGGGNVQHRAGDWQCPNPGCGNQNFAWRTECNQCKAPKPEGFLPPPFPPPGGDRGRGGPGGMRGGRGGLMDRGGPGGMFRGGRGGDRGGFRGGRGMDRGGFGGGRRGGPGGPPGPLMEQMGGRRGGRGGPGKMDKGEHRQERRDRPY; from the exons atggCGTCCACGG ATTACAGTACCTACAGCCAAGCTGCAGCCCAGCAGGG CTACAGTGCTTACACCGCCCAGCCCACTCAAGGATATGCACAGACCACCCAG GCATATGGGCAACAAAGTTATGGAACCTATGGACAGCCCACTGATGTCAGTTATACCCAGGCTCAGACCACTGCAACCTATGGGCAGACGGCCTATGCAACTTCTTACGGACAACCTCCTACTG gttaTACTACTCCGGCTGCCCCCCAGGCATACAGCCAGCCTGTCCAGGGGTACGGCACTGGTGCTTATGATACCACCACTGCTACAGTGACCACCACCCAGGCCTCCTATGCAGCTCAGTCAGCATATGGCACTCAGCCTGCCTACCCAGCATATGGGCAGCAGCCAGCAGCCACTGCACCTGCAAG gCCACAGGATGGTAGCAAGCCCACTGAGACTAGTCAGCCTCAGTCTAGCACAGGAGGTTACAACCAGCCCAGCATGGGATATGGACAGAGTAACTACAGTTATCCCCAGGTACCTGGGAGCTACCCCATGCAGCCAGTGACCGCACCTCCATCCTACCCTCCTACCAG ctattCCTCTTCACAGCCGACTAGCTATGATCAGAGCAGTTACTCTCAGCAGAACACGTATGGGCAGCCGAGCAGCTATGGACAGCAGAGTAGCTATGGGCAACAGAGCAGCTATGGGCAGCAGCCGCCCACTAGTTACCCCCCCCAAACTGGATCCTACAGCCAGGCTCCAAGTCAATATAGCCAACAGAGCAGCAGCTACGGGCAGCAGA GTTCATTCCGACAGGACCACCCCAGTAGCATGGGTGTTTATGGGCAGGAGTCTGGAGGATTTTCCGGACCAGGAGAGAACCGGAGCATGAGTGGCCCTGATAACCGGGGCAGGGGAAGAGGGGGATTTGATCGTGGAGGCATGAGCAGAGGTGGGCGGGGAGGAGGACGCGGTGGAATGGG CAGCGCTGGAGAGCGAGGTGGCTTCAATAAGCCTGGTG GACCCATGGACGAAGGACCAGATCTTGATTTAG GCCCACCTGTAGATCCAGATGAAGACTCTGACAATAGTGCGATTTATGTGCAAGGATTAAATGACAGTGTGACTCTGGATGATCTGACGGACTTCTTTAAGCAGTGTGGGGTTGTTAAG ATGAACAAGAGAACTGGGCAACCCATGATCCATATCTACCTGGACAAGGAAACCGGGAAGCCCAAAGGCGATGCCACAGTGTCGTATGAAGACCCGCCAACTGCCAAGGCTGCTGTGGAGTGGTTTGATG GGAAAGATTTCCAAGGAAGCAAGCTTAAAGTGTCTCTTGCTCGGAAGAAGCCTCCTATGAACAGCATGCGGGGTGGAATGCCACCCCGTGAGGGCAGAGGGATGCCACCGCCACTTCGTGGAG GTCCAGGAGGTCCTGGGGGACCCATGGGTCGCATGGGAGGCCGTGGAGGAGACAGAGGAGGCTTCCCCCCAAGAGGACCCCGGGGTTCTCGAGGGAACCCATCTGGAGGAGGAAATGTCCAGCACCGAGCTGGAGACTGGCAGTGCCCCAATCC GGGTTGTGGAAACCAGAACTTCGCCTGGAGAACAGAATGCAACCAGTGTAAGGCCCCTAAGCCTGAAGGCTTCCTCCCACCACCCTTCCCGCCCCCGG GTGGTGACCGTGGCAGAGGTGGCCCTGGTGGCATGCGGGGCGGGAGAGGTGGCCTCATGGACCGCGGAGGCCCTGGTGGTATGTTCCGAGGTGGCCGTGGTGGAGACAGAGGTGGCTTCCGTGGCGGCCGGGGCATGGACCGAGGTGGTTTTGGTGGAGGAAGACGAGGTGGTCCTGGGGGGCCCCCTGGACCTTTGATGGAACAGATGGGAGGAAGAAGAGGCGGACGCGGAGGACCTGGGAAAATGGATAA AGGCGAGCACCGCCAGGAGCGCAGAGACCGGCCCTACTAG
- the RHBDD3 gene encoding rhomboid domain-containing protein 3 isoform X1 produces the protein MHARGPPGPLSPALPLTSSTLMLLMSGLWLVGAGPSLTLVPELLLEPWQAHRLLTYALGHTALPGLLLSLLLLATLGWQQERHLGTLRFLHASALLALAAGLLAVLLGALGVPSVAGGCGYMPVHLAMLAREGRRPGRPRGTLPPWLLPWLLLSLTPLLSSEPPFLQLLCGLLAGLAYAAGAFQWLELSELRVQALQEGIVCRVLAGCWPLRLLPAPGSLPELPVTHPPGSRLLFCFCSSRPPAPGPPYMASPSLWLHSEASALLPSGLGPVQPTWEGSSEVGLAWAGPSFPLGTPLWAALEEQMLQEGLQASLLEGPAQRPQSPLWLPKSSVSSLRLQQLERMGFPTEQAVVALAATGRVEGAVSLLVDGQVGAEALVTEGKGQPAHPEGPGPPSPGRRQSTGGPSGDKRPGPV, from the exons ATGCATGCCAGGGGCCCCCCTGGCCCACTGTCCCCGGCCCTGCCTCTCACCTCTTCCACTTTGATGCTGCTGATGAGTGGCCTGTGGCTGGTCGGGGCCGGCCCCAGCCTCACCCTGGTCCCGGAACTGCTGCTGGAACCCTGGCAGG CGCACCGGCTGCTGACCTACGCCCTGGGCCACACTGCCCTGCCAGGCCTGCTCCTAAGCCTGCTGCTCCTGGCCACGCTGGGCTGGCAGCAGGAGCGCCACCTGGGCACCCTGCGGTTCCTGCATGCTTCGGCCCTGCTTGCCCTGGCTGCTGGGCTGCTGGCCGTGCTGCTAGGGGCCCTTGGGGTGCCCAGTGTGGCTGGTGGCTGTGGATACATGCCCGTCCACCTGGCCATGCTGGCGAGGGAGGGTCGACGCCCCGGACGGCCCCGAGGGACACTGCCACCGTGGCTGCTGCCCTGGTTGCTTCTGAGCCTGACCCCGCTGCTCAGCTCTGAGCCGCCCTTTCTGCAGCTCCTCTGTGGCCTCCTTGCCGGCCTGGCCT ACGCCGCGGGGGCCTTCCAGTGGCTAGAACTCTCGGAGCTACGGGTACAAGCGCTGCAGGAGGGCATCGTGTGCAGGGTCTTGGCTGGGTGCTGGCCGCTGAGGCTTCTTCCTGCCCCAGGCAGCCTGCCTGAACTGCCTGTCACCCATCCTCCTGGATCGAG GCTCCTCTTCTGCTTCTGCTCCTCCAGGCCTCCTGCGCCTGGACCTCCTTACATGGCCTCCCCTAGCCTCTGGCTCCACAGTGAAGCCTCAGCCCTGCTCCCATCAGGCCTGGGGCCTGTGCAGCCCACCTGGGAGGGCTCCTCAGAGGTAGGCCTGGCCTGGGCCGGGCCCAGCTTCCCCCTGGGGACCCCACTGTGGGCGGCCCTGGAAGAGCAGATGCTGCAGGAGGGGCTCCAAGCCTCCCTTCTGGAGGGGCCCGCCCAGCGGCCCCAAAGCCCACTATGGCTGCCCAAGTCCTCCGTCTCCTCTCTGCG gttgCAGCAGCTGGAGCGCATGGGCTTCCCCACAGAGCAGGCGGTGGTGGCACTGGCAGCCACAGGCCGTGTTGAAGGTGCTGTGTCACTGCTGGTCGACGGGCAGGTGGGGGCTGAGGCCCTGGTCACAGAGGGGAAGGGCCAGCCTGCCCACCCCGAGGGCCCTGGCCCCCCTAGCCCAGGCAGAAGGCAGAGCACCGGTGGGCCCTCGGGCGACAAGAGGCCTGGTCCTGTGTAA
- the RHBDD3 gene encoding rhomboid domain-containing protein 3 isoform X2, giving the protein MHARGPPGPLSPALPLTSSTLMLLMSGLWLVGAGPSLTLVPELLLEPWQAHRLLTYALGHTALPGLLLSLLLLATLGWQQERHLGTLRFLHASALLALAAGLLAVLLGALGVPSVAGGCGYMPVHLAMLAREGRRPGRPRGTLPPWLLPWLLLSLTPLLSSEPPFLQLLCGLLAGLAYAAGAFQWLELSELRVQALQEGIVCRVLAGCWPLRLLPAPGSLPELPVTHPPGSRPPAPGPPYMASPSLWLHSEASALLPSGLGPVQPTWEGSSEVGLAWAGPSFPLGTPLWAALEEQMLQEGLQASLLEGPAQRPQSPLWLPKSSVSSLRLQQLERMGFPTEQAVVALAATGRVEGAVSLLVDGQVGAEALVTEGKGQPAHPEGPGPPSPGRRQSTGGPSGDKRPGPV; this is encoded by the exons ATGCATGCCAGGGGCCCCCCTGGCCCACTGTCCCCGGCCCTGCCTCTCACCTCTTCCACTTTGATGCTGCTGATGAGTGGCCTGTGGCTGGTCGGGGCCGGCCCCAGCCTCACCCTGGTCCCGGAACTGCTGCTGGAACCCTGGCAGG CGCACCGGCTGCTGACCTACGCCCTGGGCCACACTGCCCTGCCAGGCCTGCTCCTAAGCCTGCTGCTCCTGGCCACGCTGGGCTGGCAGCAGGAGCGCCACCTGGGCACCCTGCGGTTCCTGCATGCTTCGGCCCTGCTTGCCCTGGCTGCTGGGCTGCTGGCCGTGCTGCTAGGGGCCCTTGGGGTGCCCAGTGTGGCTGGTGGCTGTGGATACATGCCCGTCCACCTGGCCATGCTGGCGAGGGAGGGTCGACGCCCCGGACGGCCCCGAGGGACACTGCCACCGTGGCTGCTGCCCTGGTTGCTTCTGAGCCTGACCCCGCTGCTCAGCTCTGAGCCGCCCTTTCTGCAGCTCCTCTGTGGCCTCCTTGCCGGCCTGGCCT ACGCCGCGGGGGCCTTCCAGTGGCTAGAACTCTCGGAGCTACGGGTACAAGCGCTGCAGGAGGGCATCGTGTGCAGGGTCTTGGCTGGGTGCTGGCCGCTGAGGCTTCTTCCTGCCCCAGGCAGCCTGCCTGAACTGCCTGTCACCCATCCTCCTGGATCGAG GCCTCCTGCGCCTGGACCTCCTTACATGGCCTCCCCTAGCCTCTGGCTCCACAGTGAAGCCTCAGCCCTGCTCCCATCAGGCCTGGGGCCTGTGCAGCCCACCTGGGAGGGCTCCTCAGAGGTAGGCCTGGCCTGGGCCGGGCCCAGCTTCCCCCTGGGGACCCCACTGTGGGCGGCCCTGGAAGAGCAGATGCTGCAGGAGGGGCTCCAAGCCTCCCTTCTGGAGGGGCCCGCCCAGCGGCCCCAAAGCCCACTATGGCTGCCCAAGTCCTCCGTCTCCTCTCTGCG gttgCAGCAGCTGGAGCGCATGGGCTTCCCCACAGAGCAGGCGGTGGTGGCACTGGCAGCCACAGGCCGTGTTGAAGGTGCTGTGTCACTGCTGGTCGACGGGCAGGTGGGGGCTGAGGCCCTGGTCACAGAGGGGAAGGGCCAGCCTGCCCACCCCGAGGGCCCTGGCCCCCCTAGCCCAGGCAGAAGGCAGAGCACCGGTGGGCCCTCGGGCGACAAGAGGCCTGGTCCTGTGTAA